A stretch of DNA from Candidatus Zixiibacteriota bacterium:
CCCGTCACGGCTGAACGCCGGTATGGCACTCATAACACCCGGTCTCCTGCCAAGCCTCGCCGACATTCTCATCCGGGTGTACAAAATCAAGCCCATCTGGAGTAGCAGCCATAGCGGCTCTTGCCCCGCTCCCCTGAGAGAGAATGGCATGGCAGGTGCGGCAGTCCCGGGTAATTGTCACTCCCTCGTCACTGGTATGATGCCCGTCGTGGCAGCGCATGCAACCGGGATAGATAAAATGACCGATATT
This window harbors:
- a CDS encoding cytochrome C, whose amino-acid sequence is DCIDSTFVDFYRTKYAVLYGKKKSVIDSTIAAIQDAFVKNIFPEMRVRWTEYPNNIGHFIYPGCMRCHDGHHTSDEGVTITRDCRTCHAILSQGSGARAAMAATPDGLDFVHPDENVGEAWQETGCYECHTGVQP